A stretch of Cyanobacterium sp. HL-69 DNA encodes these proteins:
- the smpB gene encoding SsrA-binding protein — protein sequence MVEKKPIKVISDNRQARYLYEILDTYEAGIQLGGTEVKSVRAGKVNLRDGYCLIRNGEAWLMNVHIAPHQTAGQYFNHEPKRDRKLLLHKKEISKLIGLLEQKGLSLVPLKMYIKGDWIKINLGLGKGKKLHDKRETIKRRDDERQMARVMKQY from the coding sequence ATGGTAGAAAAAAAACCAATTAAAGTAATAAGTGATAATCGTCAAGCCAGATACCTATATGAGATTTTAGACACCTATGAAGCAGGAATCCAGTTAGGCGGTACGGAAGTAAAATCCGTCAGGGCTGGAAAGGTGAATTTGAGAGATGGATATTGTTTGATTCGTAATGGGGAAGCATGGTTGATGAATGTTCACATCGCCCCCCACCAAACCGCAGGGCAGTATTTTAACCATGAGCCGAAGCGCGATCGCAAATTACTGTTACACAAAAAAGAAATCAGTAAATTAATCGGCTTATTAGAGCAAAAAGGATTAAGTTTAGTTCCCCTAAAAATGTACATCAAAGGAGATTGGATTAAAATTAATCTTGGTTTAGGTAAAGGTAAGAAACTCCATGATAAACGGGAAACCATTAAACGCCGTGACGATGAGCGACAAATGGCGAGAGTAATGAAACAGTATTAA
- the gatA gene encoding bifunctional aspartyl-tRNA(Asn) / glutamyl-tRNA(Gln) amidotransferase subunit GatA, with protein MASISQLHKQLINKERSAVEITKEYLHTIEKLEPQIKSYLHITKDLALESAQKVDQKIARGEEIGTLEGIPIAVKDNMSTKGIPTTCGSKILEGFTPSYESTVTQKLHDQGAVILGKTNLDEFAMGSSTENSGYQVTANPWDTTRVPGGSSGGSAAAVAADECVVSLGSDTGGSIRQPASLCGVVGLKPTYGLVSRFGLVAYASSLDQIGPFAHTVEDAAVMLKAIAGYDSKDSTSLKVEIPDYTTSFTTDLKGLKVGIIRETFGDGLDGVVAEAVNQGIKELEKLGAQVKEISCPRFRYGLPVYYIIAPSEASANLARYDAVKYGVRSQADNLMDMYTQTRAQGFGKEVKRRIMLGTYALSAGYYDAYYLKAQKVRTLIKQDFDNAFADVDVLISPTSPTTAFKAGEKTDDPLTMYLSDLMTIPVNLAGLPGMSIPCGFDGQNLPIGMQLIGNVLREDILFKVGYAFQQATDWHTKSPNLG; from the coding sequence ATGGCTTCCATTTCCCAATTACACAAACAGCTTATCAATAAAGAACGTTCAGCGGTAGAAATTACCAAAGAATATCTCCATACCATCGAAAAATTAGAACCCCAAATTAAAAGCTATCTCCACATCACCAAGGATTTAGCCCTAGAGAGCGCCCAAAAAGTGGATCAAAAAATTGCTAGGGGAGAGGAAATTGGAACCCTTGAAGGTATCCCCATCGCCGTTAAAGATAATATGTCCACTAAAGGGATTCCCACCACCTGCGGTTCAAAAATTCTCGAAGGTTTTACCCCTAGCTATGAATCCACCGTTACCCAAAAACTCCATGACCAAGGGGCGGTAATTTTAGGTAAAACTAACTTAGATGAGTTTGCCATGGGAAGTTCTACGGAAAATTCTGGTTATCAAGTAACCGCTAACCCTTGGGATACCACCCGAGTGCCTGGCGGTTCTTCTGGAGGCTCTGCGGCCGCCGTGGCTGCCGATGAATGTGTGGTTTCCTTGGGATCTGATACTGGGGGATCTATCCGTCAACCTGCCTCACTGTGTGGGGTTGTGGGGTTAAAACCTACCTATGGTTTGGTGTCTCGTTTTGGTTTAGTGGCCTATGCTTCGTCCTTAGATCAAATTGGGCCTTTTGCTCACACTGTCGAGGATGCAGCTGTTATGTTAAAGGCGATCGCCGGTTACGACTCTAAAGACTCCACTAGCTTAAAAGTCGAAATCCCTGACTATACAACATCCTTTACCACCGACTTAAAAGGCTTGAAAGTGGGCATCATCCGAGAAACCTTTGGAGATGGATTAGATGGAGTAGTGGCAGAAGCCGTTAACCAAGGCATCAAAGAATTAGAAAAACTAGGCGCCCAAGTAAAAGAAATTTCTTGCCCCCGTTTCCGCTATGGTTTGCCAGTTTACTACATCATCGCCCCCAGTGAAGCCTCCGCCAACCTCGCCCGTTACGATGCTGTGAAATACGGTGTTAGAAGTCAAGCCGATAACCTCATGGATATGTACACTCAAACTAGGGCGCAAGGTTTTGGTAAGGAAGTAAAACGCCGTATTATGTTAGGTACTTATGCCCTTTCTGCAGGTTACTATGACGCTTATTATCTCAAGGCACAAAAAGTGAGAACTTTAATCAAACAAGACTTTGACAACGCTTTTGCCGATGTAGATGTATTAATTTCCCCTACCTCCCCCACTACTGCTTTTAAAGCAGGAGAAAAAACCGATGATCCCCTTACCATGTATTTATCGGATTTAATGACTATCCCTGTTAACCTCGCAGGTTTACCCGGTATGAGTATCCCTTGTGGTTTTGATGGTCAAAATTTACCCATCGGGATGCAGTTAATCGGTAACGTCTTACGGGAAGATATTTTGTTCAAAGTAGGCTACGCCTTCCAACAAGCCACCGACTGGCACACCAAATCCCCAAATTTGGGTTAA
- a CDS encoding Phycoerythrin linker protein CpeS-like protein: protein MDGLTFFQNSAGKWRSQRTTHHLPFRRAESGGSEIRVESLDKNNPKIKEICEMHKFDPENSVGGSYVAWDGSMAWDKENESHKGETVFALIPEPNNPREGKLLRERGYAEIVPVAGEYYLDHDDALVLTTEYETMTIHERFWFVSDDVRLRTSTVQRFGGFNTATFCIEVREKSEDDKTTQPNLDSLLDSPAITGW, encoded by the coding sequence ATGGACGGATTAACCTTTTTCCAAAATAGTGCTGGTAAATGGCGATCGCAACGTACCACCCATCACTTACCCTTCCGCCGTGCCGAAAGTGGTGGCTCAGAAATTAGGGTTGAAAGCCTCGACAAAAATAACCCTAAAATCAAAGAAATATGCGAAATGCACAAATTTGATCCTGAAAACTCCGTAGGAGGTTCCTATGTTGCTTGGGATGGCTCTATGGCGTGGGATAAAGAAAATGAAAGCCACAAAGGAGAAACCGTTTTTGCCCTTATTCCTGAGCCTAATAACCCCCGTGAAGGAAAACTATTAAGAGAGAGAGGATACGCCGAAATCGTACCCGTAGCAGGGGAATATTACCTTGATCATGATGATGCCCTCGTTTTAACCACCGAATATGAAACCATGACAATCCATGAGCGTTTTTGGTTTGTTAGCGATGATGTTCGTTTGCGTACCAGCACAGTGCAAAGATTTGGAGGTTTTAACACCGCTACTTTTTGTATTGAAGTAAGGGAAAAATCTGAAGACGACAAAACCACTCAACCTAATCTTGATTCCTTATTAGACTCCCCCGCCATTACTGGCTGGTAA
- the groES gene encoding chaperonin GroES, protein MAAITINVSTVKPLGDRVFVKVSEAEEKTAGGIYLPDNAKEKPQIGEVVTVGDGKVNDQGTRTAVEVKVGDKVLYSKYAGTDIKLGSDDYVLLSEKDILAVVS, encoded by the coding sequence ATGGCTGCAATTACCATTAATGTATCAACTGTTAAGCCTTTGGGCGATCGCGTTTTCGTCAAAGTAAGTGAAGCTGAAGAAAAAACTGCTGGTGGTATCTACCTACCTGACAATGCCAAAGAAAAACCCCAAATTGGTGAAGTTGTCACCGTGGGTGATGGCAAAGTAAACGACCAAGGTACTCGTACCGCTGTGGAAGTAAAAGTAGGTGATAAAGTGCTTTATTCCAAATATGCAGGTACCGACATCAAACTTGGTAGTGATGATTATGTCTTACTCTCCGAAAAAGACATCCTCGCTGTAGTTTCCTAA
- the groEL-2 gene encoding chaperonin GroL, whose protein sequence is MSKSIIYNEEARRALERGIDLLAEAVAVTLGPKGRNVVLEKKFGAPQIVNDGVTIAKEIELEDHIENTGVALIRQAASKTNDVAGDGTTTATVLAHAIVKEGLRNVAAGANPIALKRGIDKATEHLVEKIAAHARKIEDSKAIAQVGAISAGNDTEVGEMIAQAMDKVGKEGVISLEEGKSMETELEITEGMRFEKGYISPYFVTDAERMEAVFEEPYILITDKKITLVQDLVPVLEQVARQGKPLIIIAEDIEKEALATLVVNRIRGVLNVAAVKAPGFGDRRKQMLEDLAILTGGKMISEDAGLKLDTTTVDQLGTARRMTITKDTTTIVAEGNEKEVKTRCDQIRRQIEESDSSYDKEKLQERLAKLSGGVAVIKVGAATETEMKDRKLRLEDAINATKAAVEEGIVPGGGTTLAHLAPELEEWAKDNLTAEQLTGALIVARALTAPLKRIAENAGQNGAVVAERVKEKDFNTGYDAANNEYVDMFDAGIVDPAKVTRSGIQNAASIAGMVLTTECIIVDKPEKDKGAAPAGGGDFDY, encoded by the coding sequence ATGTCCAAGTCTATCATTTATAACGAAGAAGCTCGTCGCGCCCTAGAGCGTGGTATTGATTTATTAGCTGAAGCCGTTGCCGTTACCTTAGGCCCTAAAGGTCGTAACGTAGTATTAGAAAAGAAATTTGGTGCGCCTCAAATCGTTAACGATGGTGTAACCATTGCCAAAGAAATCGAATTAGAAGATCACATCGAAAATACTGGGGTTGCTTTGATTCGTCAGGCGGCTTCCAAAACCAATGATGTGGCTGGAGACGGTACTACTACCGCTACTGTACTCGCCCACGCCATCGTTAAAGAAGGTTTACGTAACGTTGCCGCTGGGGCAAACCCCATCGCCCTCAAACGTGGTATTGACAAAGCGACTGAGCATTTAGTAGAAAAAATCGCTGCCCATGCCAGAAAAATTGAAGATAGCAAGGCGATCGCCCAAGTAGGTGCTATCTCTGCGGGTAATGATACCGAAGTCGGTGAAATGATTGCCCAAGCCATGGATAAAGTCGGTAAAGAAGGCGTTATCTCCCTCGAAGAAGGTAAGTCCATGGAAACTGAACTCGAAATTACCGAAGGTATGCGTTTCGAGAAAGGTTATATTTCCCCTTACTTCGTAACCGATGCCGAGCGCATGGAAGCAGTATTTGAAGAGCCTTACATTCTCATCACCGATAAAAAAATCACCTTAGTCCAAGACTTAGTTCCCGTTTTAGAACAAGTTGCCCGTCAAGGTAAGCCCTTAATCATCATCGCTGAGGACATCGAGAAAGAAGCCCTCGCCACCTTAGTAGTTAACCGCATCCGTGGTGTACTAAACGTGGCAGCAGTAAAAGCTCCTGGTTTTGGCGATCGCCGTAAGCAAATGCTTGAAGATCTCGCCATCCTAACTGGTGGAAAAATGATCAGCGAAGACGCAGGATTAAAATTAGATACTACCACCGTAGATCAACTTGGTACTGCTCGTCGTATGACCATCACCAAAGATACTACCACCATCGTTGCTGAAGGTAACGAAAAAGAAGTTAAAACCCGTTGTGATCAAATTCGTCGTCAAATTGAAGAATCTGATTCTTCCTACGACAAAGAAAAATTACAAGAGCGCCTCGCAAAATTAAGCGGTGGTGTAGCGGTAATCAAAGTAGGTGCGGCTACCGAAACCGAAATGAAAGATCGTAAGCTCCGCTTAGAAGATGCCATCAACGCCACCAAAGCGGCCGTAGAAGAAGGTATCGTCCCTGGTGGTGGAACTACCCTCGCTCACCTCGCTCCTGAATTGGAAGAATGGGCAAAAGATAACTTAACCGCTGAGCAGTTGACTGGTGCTTTAATCGTTGCCCGTGCTTTAACCGCACCCCTAAAACGTATCGCCGAAAATGCTGGTCAAAACGGTGCGGTAGTAGCTGAAAGGGTTAAGGAAAAAGACTTTAACACTGGCTATGATGCTGCTAACAACGAGTATGTTGATATGTTTGATGCCGGTATCGTTGACCCTGCCAAAGTAACTCGCTCTGGTATTCAAAACGCCGCTTCCATCGCTGGAATGGTATTAACCACCGAGTGTATCATCGTTGACAAACCTGAAAAGGATAAAGGTGCGGCCCCTGCTGGTGGCGGAGACTTCGACTACTAA
- the ligA gene encoding DNA ligase (NAD+) LigA translates to MASIPTEISNRVQQLKVKLQEASYAYYVLDNPIMEDSVYDQLYRELQTLEIDYPQLITIDSPTQRIGDKLDGQFNSVKHNIPLYSLDNAFNFEELKQWENRWQKQLSETVDFDYICELKIDGSAIALTYENGVLTRGLTRGDGITGEDITHNLRTIRSIPLRLNLDNPPHILEVRGEALLPLKEFERINQERDKNQENLFANPRNATAGTLRQLDPNIVSQRKLQFFAYNLHINSENISINSQKESLDFLQQNGFLVNPNHQVCSTLEDVINYCNYWENNRQQLPYMTDGIVIKINSLNLQNQLGFTQKFPRWAIALKYPADETPTMVEKITVNVGRTGAVTPMAIMKPVLLAGTTVQRATLHNYDFLQQLDIRVGDTVVIRKAGEIIPEVVRVIPELRPENTQPFEFPTHCPECASELVRPENEAVTRCLNNSCPAILRGSLIHWASRGAMDIRGLGEKVVALLMEHKLIKSIADIYELKAFQIAELERMGEKSAQNLIMGIEDSKKQPFAKVLYGLGIRYVGAVNAQILADNFPDIDSLANASIMDLEAINGIGKEIANSVVEWFSIEQNKQLINLLKGHNLTLQNQNSDTQKDEKQLILEGKVFVITGTLNQLTRNEAKDLIQKYGGKVTGSVSSKTDYLLAGEKAGSKLTKAQELGIKIISESELLTIIN, encoded by the coding sequence ATGGCTTCTATTCCCACTGAAATTAGTAATCGAGTTCAACAGTTAAAAGTTAAATTGCAAGAAGCAAGTTATGCTTATTATGTGTTGGATAATCCTATTATGGAAGATTCAGTTTATGATCAACTTTATCGGGAATTACAAACCCTAGAAATAGATTATCCCCAATTAATTACTATAGATAGTCCCACTCAAAGAATAGGAGATAAATTAGATGGTCAGTTTAATTCTGTTAAGCATAATATTCCTCTTTATAGTTTGGATAATGCTTTTAACTTCGAGGAGTTAAAACAGTGGGAAAATAGATGGCAAAAACAGTTATCTGAAACCGTTGATTTTGATTATATTTGTGAGCTAAAAATAGATGGCAGTGCGATCGCCCTTACCTATGAAAATGGAGTATTAACTAGGGGGTTAACAAGGGGAGATGGCATTACAGGGGAAGACATTACCCATAATTTACGCACCATTCGATCCATTCCCTTAAGGTTAAATTTAGATAATCCACCCCACATATTAGAAGTAAGGGGAGAAGCCCTACTACCCCTTAAAGAATTTGAAAGAATCAATCAAGAAAGGGATAAAAACCAAGAAAATTTATTTGCCAATCCTCGCAATGCCACCGCAGGAACATTAAGACAATTAGATCCTAATATTGTTAGTCAAAGAAAACTACAATTTTTTGCTTATAATTTACATATAAATAGCGAAAATATTTCTATTAATAGTCAAAAAGAATCACTAGATTTTTTACAACAAAATGGCTTTTTAGTCAATCCTAATCATCAAGTTTGTTCAACTTTAGAAGACGTAATTAATTATTGCAATTACTGGGAAAATAATCGTCAACAATTACCCTATATGACTGATGGTATTGTTATTAAAATAAACTCCCTAAATCTTCAAAATCAACTCGGTTTTACTCAAAAATTCCCCCGATGGGCGATCGCCCTTAAATACCCTGCCGACGAAACCCCCACCATGGTTGAAAAAATCACCGTCAACGTAGGACGCACTGGGGCAGTGACTCCCATGGCAATAATGAAACCCGTGCTATTAGCAGGAACAACCGTTCAAAGAGCCACTTTACATAACTACGACTTTTTGCAACAATTAGACATTAGAGTGGGAGATACCGTGGTAATTCGCAAAGCAGGGGAAATAATCCCCGAAGTCGTCAGAGTTATTCCCGAATTACGCCCCGAAAATACTCAACCCTTCGAGTTTCCCACCCATTGCCCCGAATGTGCTTCAGAATTAGTACGCCCAGAAAACGAAGCCGTTACCCGTTGCCTAAACAACTCCTGCCCTGCTATTTTGCGGGGTAGCCTAATCCATTGGGCATCCCGTGGCGCCATGGACATTCGAGGGTTAGGAGAAAAAGTAGTCGCTTTGTTAATGGAACATAAATTAATTAAATCCATTGCCGATATATACGAATTAAAAGCCTTTCAAATTGCCGAATTAGAGCGGATGGGCGAAAAGTCTGCCCAAAATTTAATCATGGGTATTGAAGATAGTAAAAAACAACCTTTTGCCAAAGTTTTATACGGTTTAGGAATCCGTTATGTAGGTGCTGTAAATGCTCAAATTTTAGCGGATAATTTTCCAGATATAGACAGTTTAGCCAATGCCAGTATTATGGATTTGGAAGCAATCAATGGCATAGGAAAAGAAATTGCTAATTCTGTAGTGGAATGGTTTAGCATCGAACAAAATAAACAACTAATTAATCTTTTAAAAGGTCACAATCTCACATTACAAAACCAAAATAGTGATACTCAAAAAGATGAAAAACAACTAATACTAGAAGGGAAAGTATTTGTGATTACAGGAACATTAAACCAATTAACCAGAAATGAAGCGAAAGATTTAATTCAAAAATATGGAGGAAAAGTAACAGGCTCGGTAAGTAGTAAAACAGACTATTTATTGGCAGGAGAAAAAGCAGGTTCAAAGTTAACTAAAGCTCAAGAATTAGGCATTAAAATTATTTCTGAATCAGAATTATTAACCATAATTAATTAA
- a CDS encoding cAMP-binding putative transcriptional regulator, translated as MYPSKHWLSQLMLITSPSKHHLSTKIQSSERRLHFYGKGEEIPLLEQGIWSISSGFVQLVGVNNQGDETWLGWASQGHFFGLWLTSLDSFKARALSDVYLQWYSLQEIEKSPQIAQTVLAQTVVRVKQTEQLLAIAGLKRVEEKLIELLRLLSNCIGENLNDDYTRLTVRFTHQNLASAIGTTRVTVTRLLGDLQKDGLISFDKSRHIIVKK; from the coding sequence ATGTATCCTAGCAAACATTGGCTATCACAACTTATGTTAATTACTTCTCCATCCAAACATCATTTAAGCACTAAAATTCAATCTAGTGAAAGAAGATTACATTTTTATGGCAAGGGTGAAGAAATCCCCCTTTTAGAACAAGGAATTTGGAGCATTAGTAGTGGTTTTGTACAATTAGTTGGGGTGAATAATCAGGGGGATGAAACTTGGCTAGGATGGGCTTCTCAGGGTCATTTTTTTGGTTTATGGTTAACTTCTTTAGATTCTTTTAAAGCAAGGGCTTTGTCGGATGTATATTTGCAGTGGTATAGTTTGCAAGAAATTGAAAAATCACCCCAAATTGCTCAGACTGTTTTAGCTCAAACAGTAGTCAGAGTTAAGCAAACTGAACAGTTATTGGCGATCGCAGGATTAAAGAGAGTTGAGGAGAAACTGATTGAATTATTACGTTTGTTATCTAACTGTATCGGTGAAAATCTTAATGATGATTATACCCGTTTAACAGTGCGTTTTACCCATCAAAATTTAGCCAGTGCGATCGGGACTACACGGGTAACAGTAACCCGTTTATTAGGAGATTTGCAAAAAGATGGTTTAATTTCCTTTGACAAAAGTCGTCATATTATTGTTAAAAAATGA
- a CDS encoding Nitrogen assimilation transcriptional activator NtcB produces MRIEQIKAFLAVNDTGSFGQAAKKCGVTQSTVSRQVQALEAHLGTSLFHRHAQAKLTVGGERLLPHARRICQEWEKVEEKMKELLQGEQPELCVAAIHSVCAYFLPPILQQFCSTFPQVQLRVTALGSDRALKVLRDGLVDVAVVMNNKYLTATGEMFVRPLYEEVIQVLVAKDHPLASYQTLTIKDLVGFPQVIFKDGYGMQRIVQDLFASHGFELSVAMELNTLDAFRGVIRQGNLIALLPQSALQEAVLDPTLEVVSIALNSGLPLTRDVVLVTTRDRLEIPTIKNFFNLVYNQTQFRFDDLDGGMGNKP; encoded by the coding sequence ATGAGAATTGAGCAAATTAAGGCATTTTTAGCGGTGAATGATACAGGGAGTTTTGGACAAGCAGCCAAAAAGTGTGGTGTTACCCAGTCCACGGTAAGCCGTCAAGTTCAAGCCTTAGAAGCTCATTTAGGCACTTCTTTATTTCATCGTCACGCCCAGGCAAAGTTAACGGTGGGAGGAGAGCGACTATTACCCCACGCAAGGCGTATTTGTCAGGAGTGGGAAAAGGTTGAGGAAAAAATGAAGGAACTTTTGCAGGGGGAACAACCAGAGCTATGTGTGGCGGCGATTCACTCGGTGTGTGCCTATTTTTTGCCCCCTATTTTGCAACAATTTTGTAGTACGTTTCCCCAAGTACAATTAAGGGTAACAGCTTTAGGGAGCGATCGCGCCTTAAAAGTTTTACGAGATGGACTTGTGGACGTTGCTGTGGTCATGAATAACAAATATTTGACTGCTACGGGGGAAATGTTTGTAAGACCTCTATATGAAGAAGTAATACAGGTTTTAGTGGCAAAAGATCATCCCCTTGCCTCCTACCAAACTCTGACCATCAAAGACTTAGTCGGTTTTCCCCAAGTTATTTTCAAAGACGGCTACGGAATGCAGCGCATTGTCCAAGATTTATTCGCTAGTCATGGTTTTGAGTTAAGCGTTGCCATGGAATTAAACACCCTAGACGCTTTTCGGGGGGTGATTCGTCAGGGCAATTTAATCGCTCTGTTACCCCAATCTGCTCTCCAAGAAGCCGTTTTAGATCCTACCCTAGAGGTGGTATCCATCGCCCTAAATTCGGGCTTACCCCTCACCAGAGACGTGGTTTTGGTTACTACTCGGGATAGGTTAGAAATTCCTACTATCAAAAACTTTTTTAACCTCGTCTATAATCAAACTCAATTTCGATTTGATGATTTAGATGGAGGAATGGGGAATAAACCATAG
- a CDS encoding Fumarylacetoacetate hydrolase family protein, whose product MAQRYVRVKTKKGQTYYGKLQLDRSVLVLDAPPWLDGGETDLVLEVDEYLLLAPCAPSKIIAVGKNYASHAAEMGSEVPKEPLIFLKPPSSIIAHEQIIYYPKQSQRVDFEGELAVIIGDRTKNCTLEEATTKIWGYTIANDVTARDLQKKDGQWTRAKGFDTFCPLGPWIVRELTSGAKLETIINEEEKPKQSALLEDMVFSPAEIVAYVSQIMTLLPGDVILTGTPEGIAPMQIGDTVSIEIESIGVLTNTIEAIPD is encoded by the coding sequence ATGGCACAGCGTTATGTAAGGGTTAAAACCAAAAAAGGACAAACATATTATGGCAAATTACAACTTGACCGTAGTGTGTTAGTTTTAGATGCGCCACCATGGCTAGATGGCGGTGAAACGGATTTGGTTTTGGAAGTGGACGAATATCTCTTACTTGCGCCCTGTGCGCCTTCTAAGATTATTGCGGTGGGTAAAAACTATGCTTCCCATGCAGCGGAAATGGGTTCAGAAGTACCCAAAGAGCCTCTTATTTTCTTAAAACCTCCTTCTTCTATCATTGCCCACGAACAAATTATTTATTATCCCAAACAGTCTCAAAGGGTTGATTTTGAAGGGGAATTGGCAGTTATAATAGGCGATCGCACTAAAAACTGCACCCTAGAAGAAGCTACAACCAAAATATGGGGTTACACCATCGCTAACGACGTTACCGCCAGAGATTTACAGAAAAAAGATGGACAATGGACAAGGGCGAAAGGATTTGATACATTTTGCCCCCTAGGCCCTTGGATTGTCAGAGAATTAACCTCAGGAGCAAAACTCGAAACCATCATCAACGAAGAAGAAAAACCAAAACAATCTGCATTACTAGAAGACATGGTATTTTCTCCCGCCGAAATAGTCGCCTATGTCTCCCAAATTATGACCCTTTTACCTGGGGATGTCATCTTAACAGGTACTCCCGAAGGTATCGCCCCCATGCAGATAGGAGACACCGTCAGTATAGAAATTGAAAGCATTGGGGTATTAACTAACACCATTGAAGCCATACCCGACTAA
- the era gene encoding GTP-binding protein Era yields the protein MSNVNDFVSSIIPIAPENFKSGFIAIIGRPNVGKSTLMNQLIGQKVAITSPVAQTTRNRLRGILTTDEAQIIFVDTPGIHKPHHELGRVLVQNATSAINNVDVVLFVVDCAQRAGGGDRFIADLLHDSSTPVILGLNKADLQRGNSEEIDASYQEICEENWQQVKFSATNGTGLENLQEKLINNLDNGPYYYPPDLVTDQPERFIMGELIREQILLLTREEVPHSVAVTIEKMVETPKITKIYAAISVERKSQKGIIIGDKGSMLKEIGTASRQQMQKILSGKVYLELFVKVEPKWRQSRLRLAEFGYQVDKN from the coding sequence ATGTCGAATGTTAACGATTTTGTTTCTAGTATTATTCCCATTGCCCCAGAAAATTTTAAATCTGGTTTCATAGCAATTATTGGGCGCCCCAATGTGGGTAAGTCCACTTTGATGAATCAATTGATTGGACAGAAGGTTGCTATTACTTCCCCCGTTGCCCAAACCACTCGTAATCGTTTGCGGGGTATTTTAACCACCGATGAGGCTCAAATTATTTTTGTGGATACTCCTGGTATTCATAAGCCACACCATGAGTTAGGGCGAGTTTTAGTTCAAAATGCAACCTCGGCTATTAATAATGTGGATGTGGTTTTGTTTGTGGTGGACTGTGCGCAAAGGGCTGGTGGGGGCGATCGCTTCATAGCCGATTTGTTGCATGATAGTTCTACCCCTGTAATTCTGGGTTTAAATAAGGCAGATTTGCAAAGGGGTAATAGTGAAGAAATTGACGCTAGTTATCAAGAAATTTGTGAGGAAAATTGGCAACAAGTTAAGTTTTCAGCGACCAATGGTACAGGGTTAGAAAATTTACAGGAAAAGTTAATTAATAATCTTGATAATGGCCCTTATTATTATCCCCCAGATTTAGTAACGGATCAGCCAGAAAGATTTATCATGGGAGAGTTAATTAGGGAACAAATTTTGTTATTAACAAGGGAAGAAGTTCCCCATTCCGTGGCAGTGACTATCGAAAAAATGGTAGAAACTCCTAAAATAACTAAAATATATGCTGCCATTAGTGTAGAAAGAAAGTCCCAAAAAGGTATCATAATTGGCGATAAAGGTAGTATGTTGAAGGAGATTGGTACTGCTTCCCGTCAACAAATGCAAAAAATATTGAGCGGAAAAGTATATTTAGAATTGTTTGTAAAAGTTGAACCAAAATGGAGACAATCACGGTTAAGATTAGCTGAATTTGGTTATCAAGTAGATAAAAATTAA